The genomic stretch GCAAATTAAGATTTGTGGAAAATGCATAACGTTTTAGACTGCATTAAGTTTCAGATATCTGAAATCATGTTAAAACGTCACATGATTGCTCAacttctctcagtgactgaatgGTGAATCATGGTGCTCTGTGACTGTTATGTTCTCTAGTGACGACGGGAACTGTAGGTATTTATGACATATCTGAGAATTTATCATTCTCACCATTCAGACACCTTCTGACAACTGACTATATAAATTTAGACTAGTGAAAATGAAATCGCAAATGGTGGAGTTGCTCTAATAAATGTCAAAACCACTGGCCACAATTTGATCCCAAATCCATTAGCTGAATGGATGTTCACCCTCCTCAAATTTAAGTTGACAAAAGCTCTTCACCTGGCTGGGGCAACAAGTGGAACTTGTGGACACAGTGTTGGTCGGTAAGACTACGTTCCTCACACAACTGATGACCATTACTCCAGAACTTGTAGCAATCCTCATGAAGCTGCAAAGCGTAGCGCTGGAAAGCCACACCTCGAGCATGCTGGCTATAGACCCGCAGTGCTTGAGCCAGCTGGTTTTTGTGAACAGTGGTGGTATAGTTATGGGGTAGGTTGGACTGGTAAGCACTGTGGGCCAATGGCAGGGCTTTCTGGCACCTGTTCTCTGAGAACTTTGCATCAGCATCTAGGACCCCCTCAAGAACCTTCAGCTGGCTTTGTACTTTGAGGGCTAGTTCAGCAGTTTCTTCATCTGTGTTGTTTATTATGACCTGGTGGAGTTTACTAGCCACTTGCACCCACTTGGAGTAGGTTGGGAGCTCAAAGTGCGAAGGCTGGGGATTGCGGCCAACACTGTCGTCAAAGCCTTTCTTTGACAAAACCAACTCCACATGCTGCCAGAGGAACTCCTTCAAGCTGCAATCCAACAATTGCCCGCTAGTTGTCATGCCAACAGAGTCTAAATTAAAGTAAGGATGTCTAGCTGAGCGGCGCACCTGTTGATACCGCCTTGGTCCTGATACTGACGTGTTTGAGTCTTGCTCACGTAAGGTGCAGTTGGACCGCAGATGTCCAAGCAAGTTCCCCACTGGATCCTCATCCGGCCCTGGCACAACATACACAAACGCTTGGTTGGCAGGCACAGTGAACATGCAGTTGCTGCTTTGATTAGTCAGGACCCTGCTCTTCCTGAAGATGCGATAAATTTGGTCCTCCAGTGCATGCTGCAGCCTCCTCCTCGGGGAGTGCTTTTTGGGTTTGTCCGAGTTTCCTCCTGATTCTGTTCCGTTTCCAGTCGGGCCAGAATATCTCAGAGCCCCGTTCATCTGAAACACAAAAAGCAGGCGTGGGGGACAGGGGCGGCAGTTCACCTTCCACTCTTTCGACACCGGGCAGTCTTTGATGGCAGCACGCAGCAGCGGCAGGACTTTCTGTCGGAGGGCGTCCAGGGCGCGGAACAGCCTGTCGTAGGTGACGTCGAAGGTGCAATTAGGTTGCACCAGAAACAGAACATGGCATAGGGAGAACAAGTACAAGAGATGGAGACAGTGCTGTTTGTCACTGGCTTTCCAAAACTCGTGGGCGTCAGAGTGCCCGATCCCCGGACCGAGAGACTCACATGCCTGCAGGAGCTGTCTGCTGTCGTAGACTGAAGTGAGTACGAGGAACAAAACGCGATTTTCCTGGCTGTAAAACGCCCGGATGAGGTTCTCGTCCTTCTCCGTATTCGCATCTTCGTCCGCACCGAAAAGGGGGAATATGTGTTTGTCGGCCAGCGTGTTTATGAGGGTTTCTTTCGTCGGCACGGGTTGCATGGCACTTTTACCAAACACTCCGAGTACACAGAGACCTTCATCTTTGTATAATGAGTCCTCTAGCTGCACTGATTGTAGAAGCGACTCCACGTTCAAAGGGAACGCCATTTCTGCGTCTCAACAGGAAGAACACGGGGAAGAAATATAGCTGAACACCAGCGAACTTCCGAGTTCCttctttttgtccccccccccccattttttattgaacacattttcatatacaacgGTACAAAGACaatggaaaacaaaaataaaaaggagacaaaaataaaaaaagattacATTTTAAAATGCCAGAGTTTGTGTTATATGCAGCACATTAAATTCGCCTTGTAATTTAAaggtcttaatagcttttttaaaagattaaataaaatggtgctatattgtttaaattcattaatAAAGTGCAGGAAATTTGGCTTGGTCCTTGACCATTTATCTTATATGGAATTTTCCAAAAATAATAATTAGTTGTATGATATACAGCATGTTATTCCCCATCTTTACTAAAATATAGCATTACATCAAACGTATCTATTTCAATATTCATGTTAAGTCCCTTTTTTAAAAAGTTGGCTACATCAATCCAGAACATTCTTTCATACGCTGGAAGAACCttcttcttgttgttgttgttggtttttatATTGGCGGTTGTATCCGAAAAGTTGCATTACCGCCACCCACTGAAATGTAAGAACGTCACACAAATTACACCGTACAACCAAAGTGATCCCATGCATGACATTATCCATTTTATAACCCAGACCCAGTCTGAGTTGATGTAAATCCTTCCCGCAGTGCAACGTCTAGATATTCTCCAGACATGTCTACAACATTCAAGTATCTCCTGGTAGCATCCagcatcttttttttaaacaaaactttatttaaatcaaaTTCAAGAGAACGTTACAAAGAgaacaaacattaaaaaaaactattataaacaatacagcgggaACAGTGGAGAAAAAAGGGAATTAAATACATATATTCAAGGCATCATATATTTTCAAAGTCGAAATAATATTTAAATTCCATCTTGAATTTATCAATATGTGGccttttataagtccattataattctgttatcctctttcaatgttgtattctgtaaattgtgtaaacacaacatccattgcacgttatccgtcttgggagagagatccctcctctgttgccctccctgaggtttcttcctatttttgctccctgaaagttttttttattttttagggagacgttccttatccgatgtgagggtctaagggcaggatgttgtgttgctgtaaagccccttgaggcaaatttgtaatttgtggtattgggctatacaaataagattgacttgacttgacttttacgTGACCATCTGCATTTGTGAATATAAAATTCACCATGTAAAATAGAGAGATTTAACAAATCTCTCTatccttgtttttcttttcataaaaaataaaatacccTCGTTATCCAAATAAACTTTAATACCACACATTTTTTCAAACATATGTTCAACCTCAAGCCAGAAAAGTATCACACATATACGTTCATAAAAGTGTAAAGTTGTTTCAACAGCataatcagaaaaaaaaacatttcacatCAATGTCACGTTTGTATTTTCTGAGTGTCTGATTTGTGGATAAACAAGATTAATTATTTTGAAATGAATATCTTTAACTTTGTTGGTGACGCCAAACTTATTTAAAGATAGCAGCggccaatattttttttcaacGTCATTCCGAGTTTGTTTGGCCGGAATGACGCATTtcctcttaaaaaaagaaaaaagaaaaagacgcgTTTCCTCATCTTCTTTCCTTGGTGGTGTTTTACGGCGGTTGGCAAACAGCGAAAGAGTGAACTACCGCTTCCTACTGGTCTGGAGTACAGACAGGATACTTGCAGactgctactactattttcggctgctcccgttaggggtcgccacagcggatcatccgtttccatctcatactgtcctcggcatcttcctatcacaccagccacctgcatgtcctctctcaccacatccataaacctcctctttggccttctcttctcctcttccctggcagctccatattcagcatccttctctcaatatacccagcatctctcctccacacaagtccaaaccatctcaatcttgcctctcttgctttgtctccaaaccgtccgacctgagctgtccctctaatatactccttcgtaatcctgtccttcttcgtcactcccaatgaaaatgacCGCCTCTTCCGTCACGTGCCCCTGGAAGCTATAGCCAACTCCCCCGTCGGGCTATGGCTACGCCCCCATTGCCACTTTGGAGGTAGTCTGCCTTCCCGTGGCGTATAATCACCAGTACGTCCCTGAAACTAGGTTCTACATCACACAGAAAGGGGGCTAGACTTGTTCCATGCCCTGGGCTTTACACTGACTGACACTGTGGGCCTGCATGTCCTGCAGGTCTCCACCTCCTGCCCCGAACGTTACCCAGAACTGTTCAGAGGACTGGGCTGCATTTCTGGGTTTGTGCACCAGCCTACTGTGGACTCATCGGTCCGCCCGGACGAAGCATTCCCCTGGCCCTCCGGGATGGGGTGGAAGAGGAGATACGTACACTgcctggtgaaggaggacatcatTGAACCAGTCAATGCCTCACCCTGGATTTCCAACCTGGTGATAGCCAGGAAACGGGGTGGTGGACTGCGCCTCTGCGTGGATCTGACGGACGTCAACAAAGCCATCATCCCCGACAAATATCCCCTCCCCACAGCTGAGGAGCTGACTAGCCATTTCCATGGCTCCACAGTTTTCAGCAAAATGGATTTACACCATGGCTACCTGCAGGTTCCCCTGGCACCGACCAGCATGGACCTCACAGCTTTCGTCTCACATGTGGGGGTGTTC from Lampris incognitus isolate fLamInc1 chromosome 8, fLamInc1.hap2, whole genome shotgun sequence encodes the following:
- the smg8 gene encoding nonsense-mediated mRNA decay factor SMG8 yields the protein MAFPLNVESLLQSVQLEDSLYKDEGLCVLGVFGKSAMQPVPTKETLINTLADKHIFPLFGADEDANTEKDENLIRAFYSQENRVLFLVLTSVYDSRQLLQACESLGPGIGHSDAHEFWKASDKQHCLHLLYLFSLCHVLFLVQPNCTFDVTYDRLFRALDALRQKVLPLLRAAIKDCPVSKEWKVNCRPCPPRLLFVFQMNGALRYSGPTGNGTESGGNSDKPKKHSPRRRLQHALEDQIYRIFRKSRVLTNQSSNCMFTVPANQAFVYVVPGPDEDPVGNLLGHLRSNCTLREQDSNTSVSGPRRYQQVRRSARHPYFNLDSVGMTTSGQLLDCSLKEFLWQHVELVLSKKGFDDSVGRNPQPSHFELPTYSKWVQVASKLHQVIINNTDEETAELALKVQSQLKVLEGVLDADAKFSENRCQKALPLAHSAYQSNLPHNYTTTVHKNQLAQALRVYSQHARGVAFQRYALQLHEDCYKFWSNGHQLCEERSLTDQHCVHKFHLLPQPGEKPEIDRNPPILNHNSRGRSTSSCNCGKKQAPREDPFDIQSANYEFYQMLEEKCCGKLERIEFPVFQPSTQDPAPACNDTPQPPSESPGPVEGERLKDSTTASSTMAHSHTPGDSTSLSLALSLGQSTDSLGPYGDGSEAQVQHKRPSLVDRQPSTVEYLPGMLHSGCPKGLLPKFSSWSLVKLGPAKSYNSHTGLEQPGFIPGSSFLLPWDLVIRSRSEEESGLVEQLDGGASSWPAPNKTLVGKRGSTGGVARSRRRDDVARVFVGFEYEDSRGRRFISSGPDKIFKVLGPGGAKEPATRVLNTDMPLYIPSPAQGRGLKPHYAQLARLFIVVPDAPLEITLNPQVQPGPPPCPVFHPEQTEIVLPCDGLWVLRFPYSYVTERGPCYPPKENQPLTNYKVLRGILRAATASPPPQ